A window of Oscillospiraceae bacterium contains these coding sequences:
- a CDS encoding CDP-alcohol phosphatidyltransferase family protein, translated as MNLPNSLSLVRLALVPVFPLVYFSTLPSAHLWAAGVYALASATDVLDGILARRLHMITRLGRVIDPMADKLMAAMVVFCIALDNPIVWWAAGVFFLKELLMGAGAILQYKKINDVPPSEGFGKFSAVLFFVVCLIILVFGAALTPTIQLILISAATACSVLALLFYLRRFIVLTRSKKH; from the coding sequence GTGAACCTTCCAAATTCGCTCTCCTTGGTGCGCCTGGCCTTGGTCCCCGTCTTTCCTCTCGTCTATTTCTCCACACTCCCAAGCGCCCATCTGTGGGCAGCCGGCGTCTACGCGCTGGCCTCGGCCACCGACGTGCTGGACGGCATCCTGGCCAGACGTCTCCATATGATCACCCGGCTTGGCCGTGTGATTGACCCGATGGCCGATAAGTTGATGGCCGCCATGGTCGTCTTTTGCATCGCTCTTGACAATCCGATTGTGTGGTGGGCCGCCGGCGTGTTCTTCCTCAAAGAGCTCCTGATGGGCGCCGGCGCCATCTTGCAATATAAGAAGATCAACGACGTGCCTCCGTCAGAAGGATTTGGGAAATTTTCCGCCGTGCTGTTTTTTGTCGTCTGTTTGATCATCCTTGTCTTTGGTGCCGCGTTGACTCCGACGATACAGCTGATCCTCATCTCGGCGGCCACCGCCTGTTCCGTCCTCGCACTCCTCTTCTATCTGCGTCGGTTCATTGTACTGACTCGGTCGAAGAAGCACTGA
- a CDS encoding energy-coupling factor transporter transmembrane protein EcfT: MLKDITLGQFFPGHSLLHRLDPRVKLVLTAAYIVALFMAHGVFTYVVMVLWLAAAVRLSRLHVRVLVKGIRPLVFIIALTALLNIFYTDGTVFLSFWIFRITLEGLVTAGRMILRIIMLIMGTFLLTYTTSPIRLTDALECLLGPLKKLRAPIHELATMMTIALRFIPTLLEETDKIMNAQRARGADFDSGHVVRRARALVPLLVPLFVSAFRRAEDLAVAMECRCYHGGAGRTRMYPLHMTALDGGILVALLTVSAGVGVMSRLGY, encoded by the coding sequence ATGCTGAAAGACATCACACTGGGGCAGTTCTTCCCCGGACATTCGCTCCTCCATCGGCTCGACCCGCGCGTCAAGCTTGTACTCACCGCCGCTTATATTGTGGCGCTCTTTATGGCCCACGGCGTGTTCACATACGTCGTCATGGTCCTCTGGCTCGCCGCCGCCGTCCGGCTCTCCCGCCTGCATGTCCGGGTCCTTGTCAAGGGCATCCGGCCTCTGGTTTTCATCATCGCCTTGACGGCTCTGCTCAATATCTTCTACACCGACGGCACCGTGTTCCTGTCATTTTGGATTTTTCGCATCACTCTTGAGGGTCTGGTCACCGCTGGACGGATGATCCTGCGGATTATCATGCTCATCATGGGAACCTTCCTGCTCACCTACACAACCTCTCCCATCCGGCTCACCGACGCGCTTGAGTGCCTGCTCGGTCCGCTCAAAAAACTGCGCGCGCCGATCCATGAGCTGGCCACGATGATGACCATCGCGCTGCGCTTCATCCCGACGCTGCTGGAAGAAACTGACAAGATTATGAACGCCCAGCGCGCCCGGGGAGCCGATTTCGACTCGGGCCATGTGGTCCGGCGCGCCCGCGCCCTGGTGCCGTTGCTGGTGCCGCTGTTTGTCTCCGCGTTCCGCCGGGCGGAGGACCTGGCCGTGGCCATGGAATGTCGCTGCTACCACGGCGGCGCGGGCCGCACACGCATGTACCCGTTGCACATGACGGCGCTGGACGGGGGCATTCTCGTCGCTCTGCTGACGGTCTCCGCCGGCGTGGGCGTCATGAGTCGTCTCGGATATTGA
- a CDS encoding DUF5711 family protein: protein MNDSERDAASEIRPARSARKPARRVSSTRVAVYALLFFAVLVFIIGFVTYRDQLTADTFAGLFSQLRAAFGGESEETSDTFVYDDYMLTRFAVFQKGLALLSDSRLVLYGPSGRQTYATDCFLKEPALAVSDRTVLAYDRGGTSLLWADAHTTLSTRTWPDILFHASMNPRGDTVVVSRERGSASVVTVLSTRFDEEFKWYSSDLYVLDAVLSPAGKRLCVVSAGQEGGVFLGRILLFDTGSDEPLLRLDLPDVLPLAVYALASDLFCVVTENELLFYSGDGVASGSYAFGARSLLAFDAGDDFIVVCLGDADRVGGRPELLSVSADGPRASVFFDGTPDALSATGRFVGLLSAGTAHVYDADLKSTGPALTDETARYLLMRADGSALLLAQNGARVYRP from the coding sequence TTGAATGATTCGGAGAGAGACGCCGCGTCGGAGATTCGTCCGGCCCGGTCCGCACGCAAACCGGCCCGGCGGGTGAGTTCTACGCGCGTGGCGGTGTATGCATTGCTCTTTTTCGCCGTCCTCGTTTTCATCATTGGTTTTGTCACTTACCGCGATCAGCTCACGGCCGACACCTTCGCGGGGCTTTTTTCGCAGCTGCGCGCCGCCTTCGGCGGGGAATCGGAGGAAACGTCTGACACCTTCGTGTACGACGACTACATGCTAACCCGCTTCGCTGTCTTTCAAAAGGGGCTTGCGCTCCTGTCGGACAGCCGGCTGGTCCTGTACGGCCCGTCCGGACGGCAGACATACGCAACCGACTGTTTTCTCAAGGAGCCGGCGCTGGCGGTCTCGGACCGCACGGTTCTGGCCTACGACCGCGGCGGCACCTCTCTGCTTTGGGCCGACGCACACACCACCCTCTCCACGCGCACCTGGCCGGACATTCTCTTTCACGCCTCAATGAACCCACGGGGCGACACCGTCGTCGTCAGCAGGGAGCGCGGTTCCGCGTCTGTTGTGACGGTGCTGAGCACGCGCTTCGACGAGGAGTTCAAGTGGTATTCTTCCGACCTCTACGTACTAGACGCCGTGCTCTCCCCCGCCGGCAAACGACTCTGCGTCGTCTCGGCCGGGCAGGAGGGGGGCGTGTTTCTTGGTCGCATACTGCTGTTTGACACCGGTTCGGACGAACCTCTTCTCCGACTCGACCTACCGGACGTCTTGCCGCTCGCCGTATACGCGCTGGCGTCCGATCTGTTCTGCGTAGTCACCGAGAACGAGCTTTTGTTTTACAGCGGCGACGGCGTGGCAAGCGGATCCTATGCCTTCGGTGCCCGCAGCCTGCTGGCGTTCGACGCCGGAGATGATTTCATAGTGGTCTGTCTGGGGGACGCCGACCGCGTCGGCGGACGGCCGGAGCTCCTCTCGGTGTCGGCGGACGGCCCCCGGGCCTCCGTGTTCTTCGACGGGACACCGGACGCCCTGTCGGCGACGGGCCGCTTCGTCGGCCTCCTCTCGGCGGGCACAGCCCATGTCTACGACGCGGACTTAAAATCCACCGGCCCGGCGCTGACCGACGAGACAGCGCGATATCTTTTGATGCGCGCCGACGGAAGCGCGTTGCTGCTGGCCCAAAACGGCGCCCGTGTGTACCGGCCCTGA
- a CDS encoding CvpA family protein, which translates to MTALTPVVLDLLILLILAFCVWQGYRKGLILSLSGFLILIIALWGASFLSDRFVDSVTERIHPLLDWVTDDATEEAARSEVSDKDPEAHSLSVARKTFSLLGVSDKEVDILADKVLAFMDDAGVSVRAGISAVFIRTLTWVILFLFFLAIIALLLTLLTHFIGMMFDLPGLKMLDTVGGLAAGFAHGCLILFAIGWGLRFLGILIPAELIGETVFTRFFVQTNPLALFLS; encoded by the coding sequence GTGACTGCATTGACCCCAGTTGTGCTGGATCTGTTGATTTTACTTATTCTGGCTTTCTGCGTTTGGCAAGGTTACCGCAAAGGACTCATTTTGTCGTTGTCCGGATTCTTGATTTTGATCATCGCCCTATGGGGTGCCTCCTTCCTCTCCGATCGCTTTGTGGACTCGGTCACGGAACGAATCCATCCTCTCCTCGACTGGGTGACGGACGACGCCACAGAGGAAGCCGCCCGGTCCGAGGTCAGCGACAAAGACCCCGAGGCGCACTCGCTCTCCGTCGCCCGGAAGACGTTTTCCTTGCTCGGTGTCTCGGACAAGGAGGTGGATATCCTCGCCGACAAAGTGCTCGCCTTTATGGATGACGCCGGCGTGTCCGTCCGCGCAGGCATCTCGGCTGTCTTCATTCGCACGCTGACGTGGGTGATCCTATTCCTCTTCTTCCTCGCGATCATCGCGTTGCTGCTCACCTTGCTCACACACTTCATCGGCATGATGTTCGACCTGCCAGGTCTCAAGATGCTCGACACGGTGGGCGGCCTTGCCGCCGGATTTGCGCACGGCTGCCTGATCCTGTTTGCTATCGGATGGGGGCTGCGTTTTCTGGGTATATTGATCCCGGCCGAGTTGATCGGCGAGACGGTGTTCACGCGCTTTTTCGTACAGACAAACCCACTCGCCCTCTTTCTCTCATAA
- the truA gene encoding tRNA pseudouridine(38-40) synthase TruA — MDTPRNIALLLSYDGSAYHGWQIQKNAVTVAAVLSGALQRVTGRPVTLYGCGRTDAGVHARHYVANFVSATRIPTERLPYAVNTHLPDDISVFAAADVPADFHAINSCVRKEYTYCLYTARHPDPLRRRRALFWPYPLDADALRRAAGDFIGTHDFAAFRSVGTPVQSTVRTVFSCNISARGRTLQIAVSADGFLYNMVRAIVGTLLYVGEGKIAPGAIPALLRAGDRARAGPTAPPHGLYMTGVWYDTALPWPAAARRDPDCL, encoded by the coding sequence TTGGATACACCCCGTAATATCGCGCTGCTGCTCTCCTACGACGGGTCGGCCTACCACGGCTGGCAGATCCAAAAAAACGCCGTGACGGTGGCCGCTGTTCTCTCCGGCGCCCTGCAAAGGGTCACCGGACGCCCGGTGACCCTCTATGGTTGCGGGCGTACCGACGCAGGTGTGCACGCCCGCCATTACGTGGCAAACTTCGTCTCCGCCACACGCATTCCGACCGAGCGGCTGCCTTACGCGGTGAACACCCACCTGCCAGACGACATCTCCGTCTTCGCGGCCGCCGACGTGCCGGCCGACTTTCACGCCATCAACTCCTGTGTGCGCAAGGAATACACATACTGCCTCTATACGGCGCGCCACCCGGACCCGCTGCGCCGCCGGCGCGCACTTTTCTGGCCGTACCCGCTCGACGCGGACGCGTTGCGGCGCGCGGCGGGCGATTTCATTGGCACGCACGACTTCGCCGCGTTCCGGTCGGTAGGCACGCCGGTACAATCCACCGTACGTACCGTGTTCTCCTGCAATATCTCCGCCCGGGGTCGGACGCTCCAGATCGCCGTCTCGGCCGACGGGTTTTTATACAACATGGTGCGGGCCATCGTGGGTACGCTGCTGTATGTAGGGGAAGGAAAGATCGCCCCCGGCGCGATCCCCGCCCTGTTGCGCGCTGGGGACCGGGCGCGCGCCGGTCCCACCGCACCGCCGCACGGCCTGTATATGACAGGCGTCTGGTACGATACGGCGTTGCCGTGGCCCGCCGCGGCCCGTCGCGACCCGGACTGTCTCTGA
- the smc gene encoding chromosome segregation protein SMC encodes MHGVYLKSFDMQGFKSFPDKTTLTFDNGVTAVVGPNGSGKSNIAEAVRWVLGEQSPRALRCEKKMEELIFHGTAQRGPVGFAEVSLLLDNSGGLFPLEQHEVQVTRRLYRSGESEFFINRAGVRLKDILELFMDTGLGRDGYSLIGQGRIGEILSEKSGERRRVFEEASGISRYRHRKEEAERKLVLAEENLTRIGDKIEELELQIGPLREQAEKARQYLHMRDELRGLEIALWLGALDKLRDSYGAVRDDYEAATAQLAAGQAALDALYAELDRIGAEERQNQVDIEAARADLSAVESAAAEKESTAAVLQTTRQNNEENIARLRDEQTREAAHDGGLTAQIEERRAHLRMTEAALVSLEADIAALAEESEALGARTDAGLARLDALRIEESAAREAAGEARAAISSQAASADELTRQREAMCEDIAARARVCEEAGVALVALDARLADSNAYLTALQNVLNGHTLRADAKQTQIETLRASQEACAVERGRVESRLHLLREMEREYEGHSRAVKTVMAEHERGRLSGVRGTVSELLRAEDRCAVAVEIALGPALQNIVVEREEDAKAAIELLRRREAGRATFLPLAAVRGRTLEERDLASEPGFVGVAAALVTCDEAYGEIIRSLLGRTVVVENMDAAIALARRRGYRFRIVTLGGQVIAPGGAMTGGSVGKSVGLLSRKNEMDRLTAEQARLDGVLAGLAESVAQADRALSEARRERDKAAADRRVAEDEALSLRAERAHGGARLTEMQEGLTAQEAELAALSERLRTGAAAAEHWQRAAEESAARAAVAEAELAALSAGQSVLAEEGARLTETLATLRACTAAHTAECAADEKALTEYESLRQAFLGSQAQKRAVIEDYEARNRTLTEEIGAVRAEARALLARAEERRAVISGLYEARQALEGCRVRCDKQVREQNDENMKMERERSRLEAKKVAGEAEEKSIMDRLWDNYGLTHSAAVALRMPLPGGTAKANRRAGELRSAIRALGAPNLGAIDEYDRVSTRYEYLTEQRNDAEAARTDLLTIIGDLTGRMREIFLEQFALIGEHFTRTFREIFGGGDARLSLEDPEDALLCGVEIHAQPPGKKMRSISLLSGGEKSLVAIALYFSIFKVRPAPFCVLDEVDHDLDDINVARFAAYLRRLAGDIQFVVITHRRGTMEAADMLYGVTTQEEGVSKILSMRLQDAEASLGISLN; translated from the coding sequence GTGCATGGCGTGTATTTGAAGTCCTTTGACATGCAGGGGTTTAAGTCCTTCCCCGATAAGACGACACTGACATTTGACAACGGCGTGACGGCTGTGGTTGGGCCCAACGGCAGCGGGAAAAGCAACATCGCGGAGGCTGTGCGCTGGGTGCTCGGAGAGCAGAGCCCGCGTGCGTTGCGTTGTGAGAAAAAGATGGAGGAACTCATCTTTCATGGCACGGCGCAGCGCGGGCCGGTCGGGTTTGCCGAGGTGAGCCTGCTGCTGGACAACAGCGGCGGGCTTTTTCCGCTGGAACAGCATGAGGTGCAGGTGACGCGGCGGCTCTACCGCTCCGGAGAGAGCGAGTTTTTTATCAACCGCGCCGGCGTACGCTTGAAAGACATATTGGAGCTGTTCATGGATACGGGGCTGGGCCGCGACGGGTATTCGCTGATTGGGCAGGGGCGGATCGGGGAGATCCTCTCCGAGAAGAGCGGCGAGCGCCGCCGCGTGTTTGAGGAGGCCTCCGGTATCTCGCGTTATCGTCACCGCAAGGAGGAGGCGGAGCGCAAACTCGTGTTGGCCGAAGAAAACCTGACCCGCATCGGCGATAAGATCGAGGAGTTGGAACTCCAGATCGGTCCGTTGCGGGAACAGGCAGAGAAGGCCCGGCAGTACCTGCACATGCGCGACGAGCTGCGCGGACTAGAAATCGCGCTGTGGCTGGGCGCGCTGGACAAGTTGCGCGACAGCTACGGTGCGGTGCGCGACGACTACGAGGCGGCCACCGCCCAGCTTGCAGCCGGGCAGGCGGCGCTGGATGCGCTGTATGCCGAACTAGATCGAATCGGCGCCGAGGAGCGGCAGAATCAAGTGGACATCGAGGCCGCGCGCGCCGACCTGAGCGCCGTGGAAAGCGCCGCTGCCGAGAAGGAAAGTACTGCCGCGGTGCTGCAAACCACGCGGCAGAACAACGAGGAGAACATCGCCCGCCTGCGCGACGAGCAGACCCGCGAGGCGGCGCACGATGGCGGGCTGACGGCCCAGATCGAGGAACGGCGGGCCCATCTGCGCATGACGGAGGCTGCGCTGGTGTCTTTGGAGGCGGATATCGCGGCGCTCGCAGAGGAATCCGAGGCGCTCGGCGCGCGGACGGATGCGGGTCTTGCTAGGCTCGACGCGCTGCGCATTGAGGAGAGCGCCGCGCGGGAGGCCGCGGGGGAAGCCCGCGCCGCCATCTCCTCTCAGGCGGCGTCGGCGGACGAGCTGACGCGTCAGCGGGAAGCGATGTGTGAGGACATTGCCGCGCGCGCTCGGGTCTGCGAGGAGGCCGGCGTGGCGCTGGTCGCGCTGGATGCGAGACTGGCGGACTCGAACGCGTATCTCACCGCGCTGCAAAATGTGTTGAACGGACACACGCTGCGGGCGGACGCGAAGCAGACACAGATTGAGACGCTCCGGGCCTCCCAGGAGGCGTGCGCGGTGGAACGAGGCCGGGTGGAGTCCCGGCTGCACCTGCTACGCGAGATGGAACGGGAATATGAGGGTCACTCCCGCGCGGTGAAGACCGTGATGGCCGAACACGAGCGGGGGCGCCTATCGGGCGTTCGGGGCACGGTCTCCGAGTTGCTGCGCGCGGAGGACCGTTGCGCCGTCGCGGTGGAGATCGCGCTGGGGCCGGCCTTGCAGAATATCGTGGTGGAGCGGGAAGAGGACGCCAAGGCGGCCATTGAGTTGCTGCGCCGCCGCGAGGCGGGGCGGGCCACATTTTTGCCGCTGGCGGCTGTACGGGGCCGGACGCTGGAGGAGCGGGATCTCGCATCGGAGCCGGGCTTCGTCGGCGTCGCCGCCGCGTTGGTCACCTGTGACGAAGCCTACGGGGAGATCATCCGGAGCCTGCTCGGGCGTACCGTGGTGGTGGAGAATATGGACGCTGCCATTGCGCTGGCCCGGCGGAGAGGCTACCGTTTCCGTATTGTGACGCTGGGGGGGCAGGTTATCGCCCCCGGCGGGGCGATGACGGGCGGCAGCGTAGGCAAATCGGTCGGGCTGCTCTCACGCAAGAACGAGATGGATCGGCTGACGGCGGAGCAAGCTCGGCTGGATGGGGTATTGGCCGGCTTGGCGGAGTCAGTTGCGCAGGCCGACAGGGCGCTGTCCGAAGCGCGCCGCGAGCGGGACAAGGCCGCCGCCGACCGGCGGGTGGCCGAGGACGAGGCGCTCTCGTTACGCGCCGAGCGGGCACACGGCGGCGCCAGGCTGACGGAGATGCAGGAGGGTCTCACGGCCCAGGAGGCGGAGCTCGCCGCGCTGTCAGAGCGGTTGCGCACCGGAGCCGCCGCCGCCGAGCACTGGCAGCGGGCGGCCGAGGAGAGCGCGGCTCGGGCCGCGGTCGCGGAGGCGGAGCTCGCCGCGCTTTCCGCCGGGCAGAGCGTGCTCGCGGAGGAAGGTGCGCGGCTCACGGAAACGCTCGCCACACTGCGCGCCTGTACGGCGGCCCACACGGCGGAGTGCGCCGCCGACGAAAAGGCGCTGACGGAGTACGAGTCGCTACGGCAGGCGTTCCTTGGGAGCCAGGCGCAGAAGAGAGCGGTCATCGAGGACTACGAGGCGCGCAACCGGACGCTTACGGAGGAGATCGGCGCTGTTCGGGCCGAAGCGCGCGCGTTGCTGGCGCGTGCGGAGGAGAGGCGCGCGGTGATCTCCGGTCTGTACGAGGCGCGCCAAGCGCTGGAAGGGTGTCGTGTGCGATGTGACAAACAGGTCCGGGAGCAAAATGACGAGAACATGAAGATGGAGCGAGAACGTTCCCGTCTAGAGGCCAAGAAGGTGGCGGGTGAGGCGGAGGAGAAATCCATCATGGACCGGCTGTGGGACAACTATGGGCTTACGCACAGCGCGGCGGTGGCGCTTCGTATGCCGCTGCCGGGCGGGACCGCCAAGGCCAACCGCCGGGCGGGCGAGCTGAGAAGCGCGATTCGTGCGTTGGGGGCCCCCAACCTCGGCGCCATCGACGAATACGACCGCGTGTCCACCCGTTACGAATATCTGACCGAACAGCGAAACGATGCGGAGGCGGCCCGAACCGACCTTCTGACAATCATCGGGGACCTGACCGGACGGATGCGGGAGATCTTCCTCGAACAGTTCGCGCTTATCGGTGAGCACTTCACAAGGACTTTCCGCGAGATCTTCGGCGGCGGCGACGCTCGCCTCTCGTTGGAGGATCCGGAAGACGCGCTGCTCTGCGGGGTGGAGATCCATGCGCAGCCGCCCGGCAAGAAGATGCGCTCCATTTCTCTTCTTTCGGGCGGGGAGAAGTCGCTCGTGGCCATCGCGCTCTATTTCTCCATCTTTAAAGTGCGTCCCGCCCCGTTCTGCGTACTCGATGAGGTGGACCACGACCTCGACGATATCAACGTCGCCCGTTTCGCGGCGTATCTGCGGCGGTTGGCCGGGGATATCCAGTTTGTCGTCATCACGCACCGGCGCGGCACCATGGAGGCGGCAGATATGCTCTACGGCGTGACGACGCAGGAAGAAGGCGTTTCCAAGATCCTCTCGATGCGCCTGCAGGACGCCGAGGCATCGTTGGGTATCAGCCTCAATTAG
- the ftsY gene encoding signal recognition particle-docking protein FtsY has translation MGFFDKIKRGLSKTRQAVGGTLGGLFTGFSRMDEVFFEELEEALILADLGVTSAAGAVEALRARCRQESLKGPEAVRAALIEILTARLSVGDSSLHLETKPSVVLVIGVNGVGKTTTIGKLAGHLAAAGRRVLLCAGDTFRAAAAEQLAVWAERAGADIVRQHEGADPAAVVFDALAAARARGCDAVLCDTAGRLHNKQNLMNELAKISRIIDRELPGADRETLLVLDATTGQNGLSQAREFAAATGLTGLVLTKLDGTAKGGIVVAVADALQVPVKYVGVGEQLDDLMPFEPRAFVEALLGVD, from the coding sequence ATGGGTTTTTTTGACAAAATTAAACGGGGCCTCTCCAAGACGAGACAGGCGGTGGGCGGCACGTTGGGCGGCCTGTTCACCGGTTTTTCCCGCATGGACGAGGTGTTCTTTGAGGAGCTGGAGGAGGCGCTGATTTTGGCGGACCTCGGCGTGACCTCGGCGGCCGGCGCTGTGGAGGCGCTGCGGGCGCGCTGCCGGCAGGAGTCGCTGAAAGGCCCGGAGGCCGTGCGCGCGGCGCTGATAGAGATCTTGACGGCGCGGCTGTCGGTGGGGGATTCGTCGCTGCATCTGGAGACCAAACCGTCGGTGGTTCTGGTCATCGGCGTCAACGGGGTGGGGAAGACCACCACGATCGGGAAACTGGCGGGGCATCTGGCCGCCGCAGGCCGCCGTGTGCTGCTGTGCGCGGGAGACACCTTCCGCGCGGCGGCGGCGGAACAGCTCGCCGTCTGGGCCGAGCGCGCCGGCGCGGACATCGTCCGCCAGCACGAGGGAGCGGATCCAGCCGCCGTCGTGTTTGACGCGCTCGCCGCGGCGCGTGCGCGCGGTTGCGACGCGGTGCTCTGCGACACGGCGGGGCGTCTGCACAACAAGCAAAATCTGATGAACGAACTGGCAAAGATCAGTCGGATCATCGACCGGGAACTGCCCGGCGCCGACCGCGAGACGCTGCTGGTGCTCGACGCGACCACCGGGCAAAACGGGCTCTCACAGGCGCGGGAATTTGCCGCCGCCACCGGACTTACGGGGTTGGTGCTCACCAAACTCGACGGCACGGCCAAGGGCGGCATCGTCGTCGCCGTGGCTGATGCACTGCAGGTGCCGGTCAAGTATGTCGGCGTGGGGGAGCAGCTGGACGACCTGATGCCGTTTGAGCCGCGCGCGTTTGTCGAAGCGCTGCTGGGGGTGGACTGA
- the rdgB gene encoding RdgB/HAM1 family non-canonical purine NTP pyrophosphatase, with amino-acid sequence MEWVFATGNPGKRREMESLLAPLGVRLRLPAEFGVVFAPDETGATFAANARLKAEAALAFTDLPALADDSGLEVAALGGAPGVLSARYGGAGLSAADRNERLLAALMGCTDRAARFVCALICLFPDGRAFTAEGVCEGEIVRAPCGAGGFGYDPLFYLTKYGKTMAELPDGEKNKISHRGRAVRALLRQWTPAP; translated from the coding sequence ATGGAATGGGTGTTCGCCACCGGAAATCCGGGCAAGCGGCGCGAGATGGAATCGCTGCTCGCGCCGCTGGGTGTGCGGCTGCGCCTGCCTGCGGAGTTTGGCGTCGTCTTTGCCCCCGACGAGACAGGCGCTACGTTTGCCGCCAACGCCCGTCTCAAGGCCGAGGCGGCGCTGGCGTTTACGGATCTGCCCGCGTTGGCGGACGACTCGGGGCTCGAAGTGGCCGCGCTGGGCGGTGCGCCGGGGGTTCTCTCGGCCCGTTACGGAGGAGCAGGCCTCTCCGCAGCGGATCGCAACGAACGATTGCTGGCGGCGCTTATGGGGTGCACGGACCGCGCCGCACGCTTTGTCTGCGCGCTGATCTGTCTTTTCCCTGACGGAAGGGCGTTCACCGCGGAGGGCGTGTGTGAAGGAGAAATTGTCAGAGCGCCGTGCGGCGCGGGTGGGTTTGGTTACGACCCACTGTTTTATTTGACAAAATATGGAAAAACAATGGCTGAACTACCGGATGGCGAGAAGAACAAGATCTCTCACCGGGGCCGCGCCGTCCGGGCGCTACTGCGGCAGTGGACGCCGGCGCCGTGA
- a CDS encoding energy-coupling factor transporter ATPase, producing MTPILKTEQLSYVYGAGTPFEHRAVDRIDLEVAPGEFLGIIGHTGSGKSTLIQHLNGLLRPTEGRVFFEDRDLWRDPKQIRQTRFRVGLVFQYPEYQLFEETVARDIAFGPRNMGLAEEDVARRVQAAMQLVGLAPETADKSPFDLSGGQKRRVAIAGVMAMEPDVLILDEPTAGLDPRGREDILGHIRTYHTEHGSAVILVSHSMEEIARSVQRIVVLSHARVVMDGTPHEVFSRADELEQTGLSVPAVTQVMRRLRALGLDIDPAAYTVRQAASELAPLIRRVRLC from the coding sequence TTGACGCCCATCCTCAAAACGGAGCAGCTCTCCTATGTCTACGGCGCCGGTACTCCCTTCGAGCATCGGGCGGTCGACCGCATCGATCTCGAAGTGGCGCCGGGCGAGTTTCTGGGTATCATCGGGCACACCGGCTCTGGCAAATCCACGCTGATCCAGCATCTAAACGGGCTGTTGCGACCCACCGAGGGGCGCGTATTCTTTGAGGACCGCGATCTCTGGCGTGACCCAAAGCAAATCCGTCAGACGCGGTTTCGCGTGGGGCTCGTGTTCCAATATCCCGAGTACCAGCTCTTTGAGGAGACAGTGGCGCGTGACATCGCCTTCGGACCGCGCAACATGGGTCTTGCCGAGGAGGATGTCGCCCGGCGGGTACAGGCAGCCATGCAACTCGTCGGGTTGGCGCCGGAGACCGCGGACAAGTCCCCGTTCGATCTCTCGGGCGGGCAGAAGCGGCGGGTCGCCATTGCTGGCGTCATGGCCATGGAGCCCGACGTGCTCATCTTGGACGAACCTACCGCCGGTCTTGACCCGCGTGGCCGCGAGGACATCCTGGGTCATATCCGCACCTACCACACCGAACACGGGTCCGCCGTCATTCTCGTCAGTCACAGCATGGAGGAGATCGCCCGCTCGGTACAGCGTATCGTCGTGCTGAGCCACGCCCGCGTGGTCATGGACGGCACGCCCCACGAGGTGTTTTCCCGGGCGGACGAACTCGAACAGACCGGACTTTCCGTTCCGGCAGTGACACAGGTCATGCGGCGGCTGCGCGCGCTGGGTCTAGACATTGACCCCGCCGCGTACACAGTCCGGCAGGCGGCCTCGGAGCTCGCACCCCTCATAAGGAGGGTGCGCCTATGCTGA